The following are encoded together in the Lathyrus oleraceus cultivar Zhongwan6 chromosome 3, CAAS_Psat_ZW6_1.0, whole genome shotgun sequence genome:
- the LOC127126435 gene encoding DNA gyrase subunit B, chloroplastic/mitochondrial: MNVMAPVLLRRLPLLRFMASRNFFTPSSFRLHSYPHSSSSLPLSTLSKPRKRISLRKFAVPSLVSNAVTSRAYMSSLSEAEDIQKNEGSKAYGSDQIQVLEGLDPVRKRPGMYIGSTGTRGLHHLVYEILDNAVDEAQAGFASKIAVVLHEDDAVSITDNGRGIPTDMHPTTKKSALETVLTILHAGGKFGGVNSGYSVSGGLHGVGLSVVNALSEVLEVTVWREGLEYTQTYSRGKPVTTLNCVMLPFESKDRQGTRIKFWPDKEVFTTAIQFEYNTIAGRIRELAFLNPKLTIVLRKEDSDPEKVQYNEYFYAGGLAEYVKWLNTDKKAVHDVLSFRKEIDGVAVDVALQWCEDAYSDTILGYANSIRTVDGGTHIDGMKASLTRTLNSLGKKSKVIKEKDITLSGEHVREGLTCVVSVKVPNPEFEGQTKTRLGNPEVRKVVDQSIQEYLTEYLELHPDVLDAVLSKSLNAFKAALAAKRARELVRQKSVLRSSSLPGKLADCSSSNPEDCEIFIVEGDSAGGSAKQGRDRRFQAILPLRGKILNIERRDEAAMYKNEEIQNLILGLGLGVKGEDFKKDALRYHKIIILTDADVDGAHIRTLLLTFFYRYQRALFDEGYIYVGVPPLYKVVRGKQVHYCYDEADLKKLKSSFPPNASYNMQRFKGLGEMMPLQLWETTMDPEQRLLKKLTVEDAAEANIVFSSLMGARVDVRKELIRNAANMIDIDQLDI; the protein is encoded by the exons ATGAATGTAATGGCACCTGTGCTTCTTCGTCGTCTTCCTCTACTTCGCTTCATGGCCTCTCGCAATTTCTTCACACCCTCTTCCTTCCGTCTTCATTCTTATCCTCATTCTTCTTCATCTCTTCCTCTTTCTACTCTCTCTAAACCCAG GAAGAGAATTTCTCTTAGAAAGTTTGCAGTTCCTAGTTTGGTGTCAAATGCAGTCACTTCAAGGGCGTATATGTCTTCTTTATCTGAGGCTGAAGATATTCAGAAAAATGAAGGTTCCAAAGCTTATGGTTCTGATCAAATTCAG GTACTTGAAGGCTTGGACCCTGTAAGAAAAAGGCCTGGGATGTATATTGGAAGCACCGGCACGCGTGGGTTGCACCATTTG GTCTATGAAATTTTGGATAATGCTGTTGATGAAGCTCAAGCTGGGTTTGCTTCAAAGATTGCCGTTGTTTTACATGAAGACGATGCAGTGAGCATCACCGACAATGGTCGTGGG ATTCCTACGGACATGCATCCAACTACAAAGAAATCTGCCTTAGAGACAGTGTTGACG ATCTTGCATGCTGGTGGAAAATTTGGTGGCGTCAATAGTGGCTACTCTGTTTCCGGAGGTTTACATGGTGTTGGCTTATCTGTTGTTAATGCCTTGTCTGAG GTATTAGAGGTAACCGTTTGGCGTGAAGGGTTGGAATACACACAAACATATTCTCGCGGGAAGCCGGTGACAACTTTGAATTGTGTCATGCTTCCTTTTGAAAGTAAAGACCGTCAAGGAACGCGTATCAAATTTTGGCCTGACAAAGAAG TATTCACCACTGCTATTCAGTTTGAATATAACACAATAGCTGGACGCATTAGGGAGTTGGCTTTCCTTAACCCAAAG CTTACGATTGTGCTTCGGAAAGAAGACAGTGATCCAGAAAAGGTCCAATATAATGAGTATTTCTATGCCGGTGGATTGGCTGAATATGTGAAATGGCTTAACACAGATAAG AAAGCTGTTCATGATGTTCTGAGTTTCAGAAAAGAAATAGACGGAGTCGCAGTTGATGTAGCTTTGCAATG GTGTGAAGATGCATATTCCGATACAATACTAGGATATGCTAATAGTATACGGACTGTCGATGGCGGCACCCATATTGATGGCATGAAGGCTTCTTTAACAAGAACACTAAACAGTCTCGGAAAGAAATCAAAAGTTATCAAG GAAAAGGATATTACTTTAAGTGGAGAGCATGTGAGAGAAGGCTTAACCTGTGTTGTCTCAGTCAAGGTCCCAAATCCGGAGTTTGAAGGACAAACAAAA ACAAGGTTGGGAAATCCAGAGGTTCGGAAAGTGGTTGACCAATCTATTCAAGAGTATCTTACCGAGTATTTGGAACTGCATCCAGATGTTCTGGATGCAGTGCTCTCTAAATCTCTTAATGCTTTCAAG GCAGCTTTGGCTGCAAAAAGAGCAAGGGAGTTGGTGAGACAGAAGAGTGTATTGAGATCTTCATCTCTTCCGGGGAAACTTGCTGATTGTTCATCATCAAATCCTGAAGACTGTG AAATTTTTATAGTTGAAGGTGATTCTGCTGGGGGAAGTGCTAAGCAAGGTCGTGACAGGCGCTTTCAG GCCATTCTCCCATTGAGGGGTAAGATTCTGAATATTGAAAGGAGGGATGAAGCAGCAATGTACAAAAATGAAGAGATCCAAAATTTAATCCTTGGTCTCGGTCTCGGAGTGAAG GGAGAGGATTTTAAAAAGGACGCACTTCGATATCATAAGATTATTATTTTAACTGATGCTGATGTAGATGGTGCTCACATCCGTACTCTGCTACTGACATTTTTCTATAGATATCAG AGAGCTTTGTTTGATGAAGGTTACATATATGTTGGTGTTCCGCCACTTTACAAG GTTGTAAGGGGAAAACAAGTGCACTATTGTTATGATGAAGCCGATCTTAAAAAACTTAAGAGTTCATTCCCTCCTAATGCATCATACAACATGCAAAGGTTCAAAG GGCTGGGAGAGATGATGCCCTTGCAACTATGGGAGACAACCATGGATCCAGAACAGAGGTTGTTGAAGAAGTTGACGGTTGAGGATGCAGCTGAAGCAAATATTGTTTTTTCATCCCTTATGGGTGCTCGG GTGGATGTTCGGAAGGAGCTGATACGAAATGCCGCAAACATGATTGATATTGATCAGCTAGATATTTGA
- the LOC127126433 gene encoding transcription factor TGA2.3 isoform X1 yields the protein MGSRGRAAEDTNKIANGMPSYAPPLPPPNSMGMEGTNIHPSRISDFGALEQSLGFRVEDAMNLSRNPVFNQMKANSQALGADIQFGALSKSIANSDINLSAAIAGSQTLQQQKDSQPNLASTSGGHRENWGESNMGDGSPDTSTDDTEDKNQMPERGESSERSKDKSDQKTLRRLAQNREAARKSRLRKKAYVQQLESSRLKLTQLEQELQRARQQGIFISSTGEQTHSMSGNGAMAFDAEYARWLEEHNRQTNELRAAINSHAGDIELRTIVDNFMTQFEDIYRLKGVAAKADVFHILSGMWKTPAERCFMWIGGFRSSELLKLLVSHLEPLTEQQLMGIYNLQQSSQQAEDALSQGMDALQQSLSETLANGSPNPSGSSGNVANYMGQMAMAMGKLGTLEGFLRQADNLRQQTLQQMLRILTTRQSARALLAISDYFSRLRALSSLWLARPRE from the exons ATGGGCAGTAGGGGAAGAGCTGCTGAGGATACTAACAAGATTGCCAACGGGATGCCGAGTTACGCGCCTCCATTGCCGCCGCCTAATTCCAT GGGCATGGAAGGAACTAATATTCATCCTTCTCGAATTTCTGATTTTGGAGCCCTTGAACAATCTCTAGGATTTCGTGTCGAGGATGCCATGAATCTTAGCAGAA ATCCAGTGTTTAATCAAATGAAAGCAAATAGCCAAGCTTTAGGTGCTGATATTCAATTTGGTGCTCTAAGTAAG TCAATTGCAAACTCGGATATAAACCTCTCTGCTGCAATTGCTGGTTCTCAGACATTGCAACAACAAAAAGACTCGCAGCCGAATTTGGCTTCAACATCTGGCGGCCATCGTGAGAACTGGGGAGAGTCCAACATGGGTGATGGAAGCCCTGATACTTCAACAGATGATACAGAAGACAAAAATCAAATG CCTGAAAGAGGAGAATCAAGTGAGAGATCGAAAGATAAATCAGATCAAAAG ACGCTAAGACGGCTAGCTCAAAATCGTGAAGCTGCCAGAAAAAGCCGACTGAGGAAAAAG GCATATGTGCAACAATTAGAGAGCAGTAGGCTGAAACTGACCCAATTGGAGCAAGAGTTACAGCGAGCACGCCAGCAG GGGATTTTTATTTCAAGCACGGGAGAGCAGACTCATTCGATGAGTGGAAACG GCGCAATGGCGTTTGATGCAGAATATGCACGATGGTTAGAAGAGCATAATAGGCAAACCAATGAACTAAGGGCTGCAATAAATTCTCATGCGGGGGATATTGAACTCCGTACCATTGTGGACAATTTCATGACTCAATTTGAAGATATCTACAGGCTGAAAGGTGTTGCAGCAAAAGCTGATGTTTTCCACATTCTATCAGGAATGTGGAAGACTCCCGCTGAGAGGTGTTTCATGTGGATTGGAGGCTTTCGGTCATCCGAACTTCTCAAG CTTCTTGTAAGTCATTTGGAGCCTTTAACCGAGCAACAATTAATGGGCATCTACAACTTGCAACAATCATCTCAACAGGCGGAAGATGCTCTCTCCCAAGGAATGGATGCTTTGCAGCAATCACTTTCCGAGACTTTGGCTAATGGTTCGCCCAACCCTTCGGGTTCTTCTGGAAATGTGGCTAACTACATGGGCCAAATGGCCATGGCCATGGGAAAGCTCGGTACTCTCGAGGGCTTTCTTCGCCAG GCTGATAATCTGCGGCAGCAAACATTGCAACAGATGCTTCGGATATTAACAACCAGACAATCAGCTCGAGCTCTTCTTGCAATAAGCGATTATTTCTCCCGGCTACGAGCCTTGAGTTCTCTATGGCTTGCGCGACCAAGGGAGTAA
- the LOC127126433 gene encoding transcription factor TGA2.3 isoform X2, with amino-acid sequence MGSRGRAAEDTNKIANGMPSYAPPLPPPNSMGMEGTNIHPSRISDFGALEQSLGFRVEDAMNLSRNPVFNQMKANSQALGADIQFGALSKTLQQQKDSQPNLASTSGGHRENWGESNMGDGSPDTSTDDTEDKNQMPERGESSERSKDKSDQKTLRRLAQNREAARKSRLRKKAYVQQLESSRLKLTQLEQELQRARQQGIFISSTGEQTHSMSGNGAMAFDAEYARWLEEHNRQTNELRAAINSHAGDIELRTIVDNFMTQFEDIYRLKGVAAKADVFHILSGMWKTPAERCFMWIGGFRSSELLKLLVSHLEPLTEQQLMGIYNLQQSSQQAEDALSQGMDALQQSLSETLANGSPNPSGSSGNVANYMGQMAMAMGKLGTLEGFLRQADNLRQQTLQQMLRILTTRQSARALLAISDYFSRLRALSSLWLARPRE; translated from the exons ATGGGCAGTAGGGGAAGAGCTGCTGAGGATACTAACAAGATTGCCAACGGGATGCCGAGTTACGCGCCTCCATTGCCGCCGCCTAATTCCAT GGGCATGGAAGGAACTAATATTCATCCTTCTCGAATTTCTGATTTTGGAGCCCTTGAACAATCTCTAGGATTTCGTGTCGAGGATGCCATGAATCTTAGCAGAA ATCCAGTGTTTAATCAAATGAAAGCAAATAGCCAAGCTTTAGGTGCTGATATTCAATTTGGTGCTCTAAGTAAG ACATTGCAACAACAAAAAGACTCGCAGCCGAATTTGGCTTCAACATCTGGCGGCCATCGTGAGAACTGGGGAGAGTCCAACATGGGTGATGGAAGCCCTGATACTTCAACAGATGATACAGAAGACAAAAATCAAATG CCTGAAAGAGGAGAATCAAGTGAGAGATCGAAAGATAAATCAGATCAAAAG ACGCTAAGACGGCTAGCTCAAAATCGTGAAGCTGCCAGAAAAAGCCGACTGAGGAAAAAG GCATATGTGCAACAATTAGAGAGCAGTAGGCTGAAACTGACCCAATTGGAGCAAGAGTTACAGCGAGCACGCCAGCAG GGGATTTTTATTTCAAGCACGGGAGAGCAGACTCATTCGATGAGTGGAAACG GCGCAATGGCGTTTGATGCAGAATATGCACGATGGTTAGAAGAGCATAATAGGCAAACCAATGAACTAAGGGCTGCAATAAATTCTCATGCGGGGGATATTGAACTCCGTACCATTGTGGACAATTTCATGACTCAATTTGAAGATATCTACAGGCTGAAAGGTGTTGCAGCAAAAGCTGATGTTTTCCACATTCTATCAGGAATGTGGAAGACTCCCGCTGAGAGGTGTTTCATGTGGATTGGAGGCTTTCGGTCATCCGAACTTCTCAAG CTTCTTGTAAGTCATTTGGAGCCTTTAACCGAGCAACAATTAATGGGCATCTACAACTTGCAACAATCATCTCAACAGGCGGAAGATGCTCTCTCCCAAGGAATGGATGCTTTGCAGCAATCACTTTCCGAGACTTTGGCTAATGGTTCGCCCAACCCTTCGGGTTCTTCTGGAAATGTGGCTAACTACATGGGCCAAATGGCCATGGCCATGGGAAAGCTCGGTACTCTCGAGGGCTTTCTTCGCCAG GCTGATAATCTGCGGCAGCAAACATTGCAACAGATGCTTCGGATATTAACAACCAGACAATCAGCTCGAGCTCTTCTTGCAATAAGCGATTATTTCTCCCGGCTACGAGCCTTGAGTTCTCTATGGCTTGCGCGACCAAGGGAGTAA